The proteins below are encoded in one region of Numenius arquata chromosome W, bNumArq3.hap1.1, whole genome shotgun sequence:
- the LOC141476791 gene encoding synaptotagmin-4-like, whose translation MAPIEASQQQFDEIPTVVGIFSAFGLAFSVSLFAWICCQRKSSKSNKTPPYKFVHVLKGVDIYPENLNTKKKFGADDRSEANNKSAMSKNSLHLDLKKRDLNGNFPKTTPKIQSSPDLDSLSPKHFAERKKDSVSPDSLKSIISLSSEDKQDKLGTLFFSLEYNFEKKAFVVNIKEAHGLPAMDEQSMTSDPYIKMTILPEKKHKVKTRVLRKTLDPAFDETFTFYGIPYSQIQDLTLHFMILSFDRFSRDDVIGEVLIPLEGIELSEGRLLMDREIIKRNVRKSSGCGALLISLCYQSSTNTLTVVVLKARHLPESDVSGLSGNEYALRI comes from the exons ATGGCTCCGATAGAGGCCAGTCAGCAGCAGTTCG ATGAAATTCCTACAGTGGTTGGGATCTTTAGTGCATTTGGCCTTGCCTTCTCTGTCTCCCTTTTTGCTTGGATCTGCTGTCAACGTAAATCTTCCAAATCCAATAAGACCCCTCCATATAAGTTTGTCCATGTTCTGAAGGGGGTTGATATTTACCCCGAGAATCTCAACACTAAGAAGAAGTTTGGAGCAGATGATAGAAGTGAAGCAAATAACAAATCAGCGATGTCAAAGAATTCTCTCCATCTTGACCTGAAGAAGAGAGATCTAAATGGCAACTTCCCCAAAACAACCCCTAAAATCCAGAGCTCTCCAGATCTTGACAGTTTGTCTCCTAAGCACtttgcagaaaggaagaaagattcaGTATCCCCTGATAGTTTAAAATCCATCATTTCCCTGTCATCTGAAGATAAACAAGACAAGCTAGgaactctctttttctccttagaGTACAACTTTGAGAAAAAGGCATTTGTAGTGAACATCAAAGAAGCACATGGGCTGCCAGCAATGGATGAACAGTCAATGACTTCTGATCCCTACATCAAAATGACAATCCTGCCTGAGAAAAAGCACAAGGTAAAAACCAGAGTGCTGAGAAAAACCTTAGATCCAGCTTTCGATGAGACCTTCACGTTTTATGGAATCCCCTATAGCCAAATTCAAGACTTAACACTTCACTTTATGATCCTGAGCTTTGACAGATTTTCCAGAGATGATGTCATTGGAGAAGTCCTCATTCCCCTTGAAGGAATTGAATTGTCAGAAGGAAGGCTGCTAATGGACAGAGAGATcatcaaaagaaatgttaga AAATCATCTGGGTGTGGAGCATTACTGATCTCTCTCTGTTATCAGTCTTCAACAAACACGCTCACTGTGGTTGTTTTAAAAGCCAGGCATCTACCTGAATCTGATGTGTCAGGATTATCAGGTAATGAATATGCCCtaagaatataa